The proteins below come from a single Cylindrospermopsis raciborskii Cr2010 genomic window:
- the rfbB gene encoding dTDP-glucose 4,6-dehydratase produces the protein MSNYQRNDLPNLLVTGGAGFIGSNFVLHARRLGYGNIINLDKLTYASNLQNLTEIERNEKYQEGYRFIQGDIGNSELVSYLLEEYEVDAVINFAAETHVDRSIFSPGNFIETNVVGTFKLLEASKTYWQKLSSKKQESFRFLHISTDEVYGSLNAEDTAFREDSQYAPNSPYAASKASADHLVRSYHHTYGLPTLTTNCSNNYGPLQFPEKLIPLMIINAINGKPLPIYGDGQNIRDWLYVTDHCDAIYLVLQEGRIGENYNIGGMNEQTNLVVVNKICEILERLAPKPNCEYSSLITFIKDRPGHDRRYAIDCSKIAKELGWQPKENFESGLIKTVRWYLDNAAWVESILSGAYQNWIKQNYESRETSQLKG, from the coding sequence ATGTCAAACTACCAGAGAAATGATCTACCAAATTTACTAGTCACCGGTGGCGCGGGATTCATCGGGTCTAACTTTGTCCTGCATGCTAGAAGGTTAGGCTATGGTAACATAATTAATCTAGATAAGCTAACTTATGCCAGTAACCTACAAAACCTGACTGAGATAGAACGGAATGAAAAATATCAAGAGGGTTATAGATTCATTCAAGGAGATATTGGTAACTCTGAGCTAGTGAGTTACCTATTAGAAGAGTATGAAGTAGATGCAGTCATAAATTTTGCAGCAGAAACACATGTTGATCGTTCTATTTTTAGTCCGGGGAATTTTATTGAAACTAATGTAGTTGGAACCTTTAAGCTTCTGGAAGCCAGTAAAACCTACTGGCAAAAACTGTCATCTAAAAAACAGGAATCCTTCCGATTTTTACATATATCCACAGATGAAGTGTATGGTTCTTTAAATGCTGAAGATACAGCTTTTCGAGAAGATAGCCAATATGCGCCTAACAGTCCCTATGCAGCATCTAAAGCATCCGCAGATCATCTTGTTCGTTCTTACCATCATACCTATGGACTACCGACCTTAACGACCAATTGTTCTAATAATTATGGACCATTACAATTTCCTGAAAAACTGATTCCCTTAATGATTATCAACGCTATAAATGGTAAGCCCCTACCCATATATGGTGATGGTCAAAACATCCGGGATTGGTTATATGTCACAGATCACTGTGATGCCATTTATCTAGTTCTGCAAGAGGGTAGAATTGGTGAAAATTATAATATTGGGGGAATGAATGAACAAACGAACTTAGTAGTTGTGAACAAGATTTGTGAGATCTTGGAAAGACTAGCGCCCAAACCCAACTGTGAATACTCATCCCTAATTACCTTTATTAAAGACCGTCCTGGTCATGACCGTCGGTATGCGATTGATTGTAGTAAAATTGCCAAAGAATTAGGTTGGCAACCCAAAGAGAACTTTGAGAGTGGATTAATCAAAACAGTGCGTTGGTATCTAGATAATGCAGCCTGGGTAGAATCTATCCTTAGTGGAGCATACCAAAACTGGATCAAACAGAACTATGAATCTCGTGAAACATCACAGTTAAAGGGGTAA
- the rfbC gene encoding dTDP-4-dehydrorhamnose 3,5-epimerase gives MKVSKTEIPDVLLIEPQVFGDERGFFYESFNEKLFTEKTGISPHFVQDNHSRSGKNVLRGLHYQIQQPQGKLVRVAAGEVFDIAVDLRKSSPTFSQWVGVYLSSANKHQLWIPPGFAHGFLVLSEYADFLYKTTDYYAPEYDRGILWNDPDLAISWPIGDEPIVSSKDKSGKLFFQVEVYP, from the coding sequence ATGAAAGTAAGCAAGACAGAAATTCCAGACGTGCTACTAATTGAACCACAGGTTTTTGGTGATGAGCGAGGTTTTTTCTATGAGAGTTTTAATGAAAAGCTCTTTACAGAAAAAACGGGAATATCTCCTCACTTTGTTCAGGATAATCACTCTCGCTCTGGCAAAAATGTGCTGCGAGGGTTACACTATCAGATTCAGCAACCGCAAGGAAAATTAGTTCGTGTTGCAGCTGGTGAAGTTTTTGATATTGCTGTGGATTTAAGGAAGAGTTCCCCTACCTTTTCTCAATGGGTAGGTGTGTATTTATCATCAGCTAATAAGCATCAACTTTGGATTCCACCGGGTTTTGCCCATGGTTTTTTAGTTCTATCAGAATATGCAGATTTCTTGTATAAAACTACGGATTATTATGCACCAGAATATGACCGAGGTATTTTATGGAACGATCCAGATTTAGCTATTTCTTGGCCAATTGGGGATGAACCAATTGTTTCCTCCAAGGATAAATCTGGAAAATTATTTTTCCAAGTGGAGGTTTACCCATGA
- the rfbA gene encoding glucose-1-phosphate thymidylyltransferase RfbA — protein MKGIILAGGSGTRLYPLTQVVSKQLMSVYDKPMIYYPLSVLMLAGIKEILIISTPRDLPLFEKLLKDGSQWGLKFSYVEQPKPEGLAQAFILGKDFIKNQPVCLILGDNIFYGHGLTEILTRAVQLEHGGLVFGYKVTQPENYGVIEFNHLGKAISIEEKPKIPKSKYAVPGIYFYDDQVVEIATSLKPSARGELEITDINLTYLRQEQLRVEILGRGYAWLDTGTHDSLHKASNFIYTLEERQGVKIACIEEIAYNQGYIDRPQLQFLVDSMGKSSYGMYLRRILQDEITFK, from the coding sequence ATGAAAGGAATTATTCTAGCAGGTGGTTCAGGGACAAGACTTTATCCCCTGACTCAGGTAGTTAGTAAACAGCTGATGTCTGTTTATGACAAGCCCATGATTTACTATCCTTTATCCGTACTAATGTTAGCGGGAATCAAAGAAATTTTGATTATTTCTACACCCAGAGACTTGCCACTATTTGAAAAACTGTTGAAGGATGGTAGTCAATGGGGATTAAAGTTTAGTTATGTGGAGCAACCAAAACCAGAAGGATTGGCCCAGGCTTTTATTTTGGGGAAGGACTTCATCAAAAACCAGCCCGTTTGTTTGATTTTAGGAGATAATATATTTTATGGACATGGGTTAACAGAAATTTTAACTCGTGCTGTGCAACTAGAGCATGGAGGGTTAGTATTTGGTTATAAAGTCACCCAACCAGAAAACTATGGTGTGATTGAATTTAACCATTTAGGAAAGGCAATTAGTATTGAAGAAAAACCAAAAATTCCCAAATCAAAATATGCTGTTCCTGGCATTTATTTTTATGATGATCAGGTAGTAGAAATCGCTACTAGTTTAAAACCTTCTGCGCGGGGTGAATTAGAAATTACAGATATCAATTTGACCTATCTCCGACAAGAGCAATTAAGGGTGGAAATTTTGGGACGTGGATATGCTTGGTTAGATACGGGTACCCATGATTCCTTACATAAAGCTAGTAATTTCATTTATACTTTAGAAGAAAGACAGGGGGTAAAAATTGCCTGCATTGAGGAAATTGCCTACAATCAGGGATATATTGATCGTCCCCAACTCCAGTTCTTAGTAGATTCTATGGGTAAAAGTAGTTATGGGATGTATTTGCGACGAATTTTACAAGATGAAATTACTTTTAAATAG
- the rfbD gene encoding dTDP-4-dehydrorhamnose reductase — protein MKILLTGISGQVGWELQRSLMTVGDVICLGRNELDLSRYETIPSTIREIKPDLIVNPAAYTAVDKAESEPDLAMSINGVAPGILAEEAKRLGAGIIHYSTDYVFDGHQNIPHKENDQTSPQNVYGKTKLAGEKAIQAVGVNHLIFRTSWVYGLRGKNFLLTMQRLAKEREEIRVVDDQIGSPTWSRMIAEVTAQIIAQIRGQMVISGTSYLADFMAEKGGIYHLSCGGKTSWYSFAKAILIDKFADDQYGQYKLQRLVPITTPEYPTPAPRPSCSLLDNQKLLDTFGLKISNWQEVLDLALDS, from the coding sequence ATGAAAATTCTTTTAACTGGTATTTCTGGTCAGGTAGGTTGGGAATTACAACGCAGTTTGATGACTGTGGGGGATGTGATTTGTTTAGGGAGAAATGAATTAGACTTATCCCGATATGAAACAATTCCCTCCACAATTAGGGAGATAAAACCAGATTTAATTGTCAATCCTGCTGCTTATACTGCGGTGGATAAAGCAGAATCAGAACCAGATTTAGCTATGTCTATTAATGGTGTTGCTCCCGGTATTCTTGCTGAGGAAGCAAAAAGGTTAGGAGCTGGTATCATTCACTATTCTACCGATTATGTTTTTGATGGCCATCAAAATATTCCCCATAAGGAAAACGACCAAACCTCTCCACAAAATGTCTATGGAAAAACTAAGTTAGCAGGGGAAAAAGCTATTCAAGCTGTTGGCGTAAATCACCTGATTTTTCGTACTAGTTGGGTTTATGGTTTAAGAGGTAAGAATTTTTTATTGACTATGCAAAGATTAGCCAAAGAAAGAGAAGAAATTCGAGTGGTTGATGACCAAATTGGGTCACCTACTTGGAGCAGGATGATCGCAGAAGTAACCGCCCAAATCATTGCCCAAATTCGCGGTCAAATGGTGATTTCAGGTACTAGTTATCTGGCTGATTTTATGGCTGAGAAAGGGGGGATATATCACCTATCCTGTGGGGGAAAAACCAGTTGGTACAGTTTTGCCAAAGCTATTCTCATCGATAAATTTGCTGATGATCAATATGGTCAATACAAGTTACAAAGGTTAGTGCCAATCACTACACCAGAATACCCCACACCCGCACCCAGACCTAGTTGTTCTCTATTGGATAACCAAAAATTATTGGATACTTTTGGTTTGA